A section of the Castanea sativa cultivar Marrone di Chiusa Pesio chromosome 12, ASM4071231v1 genome encodes:
- the LOC142620915 gene encoding putative F-box protein PP2-B12, protein MAEAEGKRLRSKPELPEECMREIVSRLNPKEWCRGCAVSQKFREACESDENWVRFLPPDWLAILSRSSAHLHFTSFKQLYLHLSDNPILIDANSMSFFLDKLSGKKCYLLSARDLCIIWGDTPPFWSWVSKPESRFLPKSRFLQVAELDHLWWFDISCKISTSMLSPKTNYAAYLVFKLRSRASGFGSRYPLNASITTTQGGEVYEQTVCLRSLVREPRLQRKDGWLEAKMGDFFNEGGKDDELEIRLREVESGRCKSGLIFEGIEIRPTNGQ, encoded by the exons atggcaGAGGCAGAAGGTAAACGATTACGCTCAAAACCAGAATTACCGGAAGAGTGCATGAGGGAGATAGTATCACGGTTGAATCCTAAAGAATGGTGCAGAGGGTGTGCGGTTTCGCAAAAATTCCGTGAGGCTTGTGAGTCCGACGAAAACTGGGTTAGATTTTTGCCTCCTGATTGGCTGGCAATCCTTTCCAGATCATCGGCTCACTTGCATTTCACTTCTTTCAAACAGCTCTACCTCCATCTCTCCGATAACCCCATTTTAATTGACGCCAATTCAATG AGctttttcttggacaaattGAGTGGTAAGAAATGCTACCTTCTCTCTGCAAGGGACCTGTGCATTATATGGGGTGACACTCCTCCATTTTGGAGTTGGGTTTCTAAACCTGAATCCAGGTTTCTACCTAAATCCAG GTTCTTGCAGGTAGCTGAACTTGATCATTTGTGGTGGTTTGACATCAGTTGCAAGATAAGTACTTCCATGCTGTCTCCGAAAACAAACTATGCCGCTTACCTTGTGTTCAAGTTGAGGAGCAGAGCCAGTGGATTTGGTAGCCGTTATCCTTTAAATGCTTCAATTACAACTACTCAAGGAGGTGAAGTTTATGAACAAACTGTTTGTTTGCGCTCACTTGTCAGGGAGCCAAGGCTGCAGAGAAAAGATGGATGGTTAGAGGCTAAGATGGGTGACTTTTTCAATGAAGGAGGAAAAGATGATGAACTGGAGATTAGACTTAGGGAGGTAGAATCTGGAAGGTGTAAGTCTGGCCTCATTTTTGAAGGGATTGAGATCAGGCCAACAAATGGCCAGTAA
- the LOC142620430 gene encoding uncharacterized protein LOC142620430 has product MDREQEEMQFLGLFGIYKEACKIMNSWSKLLGQISLVLILPLSVIFLVHMEVSEVLVSKIVHNEIVLDDTRAGSPRYNRVSNVLSSEWTTFLLFKAAYFTILLILSLLSTSAVVYTIACIYTGREVDFKKVMSVVPKVWRRLMATFLCSYLVFFVYNVLSFVIFFIWIFGFGSTKAFVPIAYVLLILWFVGFVYLTIVWQLASVVTVLEDTYGYGAMIKSKALIQGKMGVAALVFLKLNISFSIIQYLFEILVVHGVSLGIASRVGYGVLCLLLLFNLFLFGLVVQTVLYFVCKSYHHENIDKSALSDHLEVYLGEYVPLKAKDVQLEQYHV; this is encoded by the coding sequence ATGGATAGGGAACAAGAAGAGATGCAATTTCTCGGTCTCTTTGGTATCTACAAAGAAGCTTGCAAGATCATGAACTCATGGAGTAAACTCTTAGGCCAAATCAGTTTGGTCTTAATCCTTCCTCTGTCCGTAATCTTCTTGGTTCATATGGAAGTATCTGAGGTTTTAGTATCAAAGATCGTCCACAACGAAATTGTCTTGGATGATACCCGAGCTGGGTCTCCAAGATACAATAGAGTCTCCAATGTTCTCTCTTCAGAATGGACCACTTTTTTGCTTTTCAAAGCTGCATACTTCACTATCCTCCTCATCCTTTCACTCCTCTCTACCTCAGCTGTGGTTTACACCATTGCATGTATTTACACAGGCCGTGAAGTCGATTTCAAAAAGGTTATGAGTGTTGTCCCAAAGGTTTGGAGGAGGCTTATGGCCACGTTTTTGTGTTCTTACCTAGTCTTCTTCGTTTACAACGTTCTGTCTTTTGTGATCTTCTTTATTTGGATATTTGGATTTGGGTCAACCAAGGCTTTTGTTCCCATAGCATATGTTCTTTTAATCTTGTGGTTTGTGGGGTTTGTGTACTTGACCATAGTTTGGCAATTGGCTAGCGTTGTGACCGTGTTAGAAGACACTTATGGATATGGGGCCATGATTAAGAGCAAGGCACTTATACAGGGAAAGATGGGTGTGGCTGCTTTGGTATTTTTGAAGCTCAATATTTCATTCTCTATCATACAGTATTTATTTGAGATTCTAGTTGTGCATGGTGTATCACTGGGCATAGCGAGTAGGGTAGGCTATGGGGTTCTATGTTTGTTATTGCTTTTCAATTTGTTTCTCTTTGGGCTTGTGGTTCAGACAGTGCTCTATTTCGTTTGCAAGTCATACCACCATGAAAATATAGACAAGTCAGCCCTCTCGGATCATCTTGAAGTTTATCTAGGGGAGTATGTTCCTTTGAAGGCCAAGGATGTTCAGCTTGAGCAATATCATGTTTGA
- the LOC142618623 gene encoding pentatricopeptide repeat-containing protein At3g29290 isoform X1, protein MREMLRNLNSAMVLSNWFSCRYYPYIPTSYFCKIQNLHFHCCVYVNSAINSNSRCAIMPNLGIISMWQPKMPNISLLRVDKSRIVVNMVASVDVGMDCEKEEENTLIEGDEGFGESFVEQIWPPWGNVANYKDFDIEPSPTPVSQTESKFSNRMMIANESRVHFLEETNEELLSERLLVLSRTNKVRSALELFRSMELSGLCPSLHAYNSLLSCLFRNGQPDDGLRVFEFLKAKKITTGHTYSLVLKAIANSQGSDTALEMLMEMLGECQVKKDFDAIAYNTMITVCGKVNNGVETERIWRSMKPNGCCPTRVTYCLLISNFVHCSQNELALDAYSEMVQNGFEPGNDTKQAIISVCTKEGKWNLALSVFQDMLKGGLKPNLIACNALINSLAKAGEVKLAFEVFDITTSLGHSPDAYTWNALLGALYNADRHDDVLQLFNSIKRDQGSQLNLHLYNTALMSCSKLGSWDRALQLLWQMEAFGLSVPTASYNLVISACEIARKPKVALQVYEHMVHQKCNPDTFTHLSLLRACIWGSLWEEVEEILNWAAPNVSLYNAVIQGMYLRGKIDSAKNLYTKMREHGLQPDGKTRAMMLQNLSKKSTRHRRSWSLGYRGRHRQKMK, encoded by the exons ATGCGTGAAATGCTGAGGAATTTGAATTCTGCTATGGTTTTATCAAATTGGTTTTCTTGCCGATATTACCCATATATTCCAACTAGCTACTTCTGTAAAATCCAAAATCTGCATTTTCATTGTTGTGTGTATGTTAATTCAGCTATAAATTCAAATAGTCGGTGTGCCATAATGCCTAATCTGGGTATAATTTCCATGTGGCAACCAAAGATGCCAAATATCAGTTTGTTGAGGGTGGATAAATCACGCATTGTTGTGAACATGGTTGCAAGTGTTGATGTTGGTATGGATTGTGAAAAGGAGGAAGAAAACACGTTGATTGAAGGAGATGAGGGATTTGGTGAATCTTTTGTTGAGCAGATTTGGCCTCCTTGGGGAAATGTCGCAAATTACAAGGATTTCGATATTGAACCTAGTCCTACACCTGTTAGCCAGACtgagtcaaaattttcaaacaggATGATGATTGCGAATGAAAGTAGGGTACATTTTTTAGAGGAAACAAATGAAGAGTTGTTATCAGAGCGACTTTTGGTGCTTAGCAGAACCAATAAGGTTAGAAGTGCATTGGAATTATTTAGGTCCATGGAATTATCAGGTCTTTGTCCTAGTTTACATGCCTATAACTCTCTTTTATCATGCCTTTTTAGGAATGGGCAGCCTGATGATGGGTTAAGAGTCTTTGAGTTTTTGAAGGCAAAGAAGATAACTACAGGTCACACTTATAGCTTAGTACTTAAAGCAATTGCGAATTCTCAGGGTAGTGATACTGCCCTTGAAATGCTTATGGAAATGCTAGGGGAATGTCAAGTAAAGAAGGATTTTGATGCAATTGCATATAACACTATGATAACAGTATGTGGTAAAGTTAACAATGGTGTTGAAACTGAGAGGATCTGGAGAAGTATGAAGCCAAATGGCTGCTGTCCAACACGAGTTACTTATTGCCTATTAATTAGCAATTTTGTTCATTGCAGTCAAAATGAGCTGGCTCTTGATGCTTACAGTGAGATGGTTCAGAACGGATTTGAACCAGGGAATGATACAAAGCAAGCTATAATCAGTGTGTGCACAAAGGAGGGAAAGTGGAATTTGGCACTTAGTGTCTTTCAAGATATGTTGAAGGGTGGCCTGAAGCCAAACCTAATTGCTTGTAATGCATTGATTAACTCTCTTGCGAAAGCTGGGGAGGTCAAACTAGCATTTGAGGTTTTTGATATCACAACATCTTTGGGTCATTCACCAGATGCATACACATGGAATGCTCTACTTGGTGCTCTATATAATGCAGATCGACATGACGATGTTCTTCAGCTCTTTAACAGCATTAAGAGAGATCAAGGCTctcaattgaatttacatttgTACAACACTGCTTTAATGTCTTGCTCGAAGCTTGGTTCATGGGATAGAGCACTGCAGCTTTTGTGGCAAATGGAAGCTTTTGGGCTCTCAGTTCCAACTGCATCATATAATCTTGTCATTAGTGCTTGTGAGATTGCAAGGAAGCCAAAAGTTGCATTGCAAGTGTATGAGCACATGGTTCATCAAAAGTGCAATCCAGACACATTTACTCATCTGTCATTGTTAAGAGCTTGCATATGGGGATCCCTCTGGGAAGAAGTGGAGGAAATTCTAAAC TGGGCTGCACCAAATGTATCTCTTTATAATGCTGTCATTCAAGGAATGTACTTAAGGGGCAAGATTGATTCTGCAAAGAATCTGTACACCAAAATGCGTGAGCATGGTCTTCAACCAGATGGTAAAACACGTGCTATGATGCTTCAAAACTTGTCAAAAAAATCAACTAGACATAGAAGGAGTTGGTCTCTTGGTTACAGAGGACGTCATCGACAAAAGATGAAATGA
- the LOC142618623 gene encoding pentatricopeptide repeat-containing protein At3g29290 isoform X2 has translation MKSCYQSDFWCLAEPIRNGQPDDGLRVFEFLKAKKITTGHTYSLVLKAIANSQGSDTALEMLMEMLGECQVKKDFDAIAYNTMITVCGKVNNGVETERIWRSMKPNGCCPTRVTYCLLISNFVHCSQNELALDAYSEMVQNGFEPGNDTKQAIISVCTKEGKWNLALSVFQDMLKGGLKPNLIACNALINSLAKAGEVKLAFEVFDITTSLGHSPDAYTWNALLGALYNADRHDDVLQLFNSIKRDQGSQLNLHLYNTALMSCSKLGSWDRALQLLWQMEAFGLSVPTASYNLVISACEIARKPKVALQVYEHMVHQKCNPDTFTHLSLLRACIWGSLWEEVEEILNWAAPNVSLYNAVIQGMYLRGKIDSAKNLYTKMREHGLQPDGKTRAMMLQNLSKKSTRHRRSWSLGYRGRHRQKMK, from the exons ATGAAGAGTTGTTATCAGAGCGACTTTTGGTGCTTAGCAGAACCAATAAG GAATGGGCAGCCTGATGATGGGTTAAGAGTCTTTGAGTTTTTGAAGGCAAAGAAGATAACTACAGGTCACACTTATAGCTTAGTACTTAAAGCAATTGCGAATTCTCAGGGTAGTGATACTGCCCTTGAAATGCTTATGGAAATGCTAGGGGAATGTCAAGTAAAGAAGGATTTTGATGCAATTGCATATAACACTATGATAACAGTATGTGGTAAAGTTAACAATGGTGTTGAAACTGAGAGGATCTGGAGAAGTATGAAGCCAAATGGCTGCTGTCCAACACGAGTTACTTATTGCCTATTAATTAGCAATTTTGTTCATTGCAGTCAAAATGAGCTGGCTCTTGATGCTTACAGTGAGATGGTTCAGAACGGATTTGAACCAGGGAATGATACAAAGCAAGCTATAATCAGTGTGTGCACAAAGGAGGGAAAGTGGAATTTGGCACTTAGTGTCTTTCAAGATATGTTGAAGGGTGGCCTGAAGCCAAACCTAATTGCTTGTAATGCATTGATTAACTCTCTTGCGAAAGCTGGGGAGGTCAAACTAGCATTTGAGGTTTTTGATATCACAACATCTTTGGGTCATTCACCAGATGCATACACATGGAATGCTCTACTTGGTGCTCTATATAATGCAGATCGACATGACGATGTTCTTCAGCTCTTTAACAGCATTAAGAGAGATCAAGGCTctcaattgaatttacatttgTACAACACTGCTTTAATGTCTTGCTCGAAGCTTGGTTCATGGGATAGAGCACTGCAGCTTTTGTGGCAAATGGAAGCTTTTGGGCTCTCAGTTCCAACTGCATCATATAATCTTGTCATTAGTGCTTGTGAGATTGCAAGGAAGCCAAAAGTTGCATTGCAAGTGTATGAGCACATGGTTCATCAAAAGTGCAATCCAGACACATTTACTCATCTGTCATTGTTAAGAGCTTGCATATGGGGATCCCTCTGGGAAGAAGTGGAGGAAATTCTAAAC TGGGCTGCACCAAATGTATCTCTTTATAATGCTGTCATTCAAGGAATGTACTTAAGGGGCAAGATTGATTCTGCAAAGAATCTGTACACCAAAATGCGTGAGCATGGTCTTCAACCAGATGGTAAAACACGTGCTATGATGCTTCAAAACTTGTCAAAAAAATCAACTAGACATAGAAGGAGTTGGTCTCTTGGTTACAGAGGACGTCATCGACAAAAGATGAAATGA
- the LOC142619980 gene encoding biogenesis of lysosome-related organelles complex 1 subunit 2: MAQKDEAVHDQLADSLNDLFTSVSTMIKSQLQGTNNELEVLEQMNERVGEEYKEMGGVASGLRVFVEQLKSKGGNFDQYVQQIDAIEQQVTEFEAVVSMLDNHVSLLESKVLSVYQSPPPHPPHPTS, encoded by the exons ATGGCCCAGAAGGACGAGGCTGTTCATGACCAACTCGCCGACTCACTCAACGATCTCTTCACCAGCGTCTCCACCATGATCAAATCCCAGCTCCaa GGGACGAATAATGAGCTAGAAGTGTTGGAGCAAATGAATGAGAGAGTGGGTGAAGAATACAAAGAGATGGGTGGCGTGGCATCTGGGCTGAGGGTATTCGTGGAGCAGTTGAAGTCAAAGGGTGGTAACTTCGACCAATATGTGCAGCAGATTGATGCAATAGAGCAACAAGTGACTGAGTTTGAAGCTGTTGTGTCTATGCTCGATAACCATGTTTCCCTTTTAGAATCCAAAGTTCTTTCTGTTTACCAATCCCCTCCTCCTCATCCTCCACATCCCACTTCCTAA